A window of Pseudodesulfovibrio hydrargyri contains these coding sequences:
- a CDS encoding ATP-dependent 6-phosphofructokinase, which yields MKACNFESPIPKSTEISTVGTAKIANPIKFGNFVEEEDAVLVDISRRSVEGGPKSRKKPEPIYFESAGPRDKVYYDPSKTKCAVVTCGGLCPGLNDVIRAIVMTAYHEYRVPSVLGIQYGLAGFVPEQGYDVVDLTPDFVSRIHEFGGTVLGSSRGPQDPEAIVDALERMNVSILFMIGGDGTMRAASTVVAEIEKRGLSISVVGLPKTIDNDINYVSPSFGFDTSVETAAMAIRGAHVEATGAPWGIGLVKVMGRDAGFIAAQSSLACQEVNFCLIPESPFDIHGENGFLAALDERMKKSGNAVIVVAEGAGQDLLEDSGKQDASGNVKLSDIAALLKREILDHFRKQGIEATLKYIDPSYIIRSVPANANDRIYCSFLGIHAVHAGMSGRTGLVISRWNGRYVHIPMAVVTRGKKRISTCSNYWRAVLESTGQPLTMKNDKQEQ from the coding sequence ATGAAAGCATGTAATTTCGAAAGCCCCATACCCAAATCCACCGAGATTTCCACCGTAGGCACGGCCAAGATCGCCAACCCCATCAAGTTCGGCAATTTCGTGGAGGAGGAGGACGCCGTTCTGGTGGACATCTCCCGCAGGTCCGTGGAGGGCGGACCCAAGAGCCGCAAGAAGCCCGAGCCCATCTATTTCGAATCCGCCGGCCCCCGCGACAAGGTATACTACGACCCGAGCAAGACCAAATGCGCGGTGGTCACCTGCGGCGGGCTGTGCCCCGGCCTGAACGACGTCATCCGGGCCATCGTCATGACCGCCTACCATGAATACAGGGTCCCGTCCGTGCTCGGCATCCAGTACGGCCTGGCCGGATTCGTGCCCGAGCAGGGCTACGACGTCGTCGATCTGACCCCGGACTTCGTCTCGCGCATCCACGAGTTCGGCGGCACGGTGCTGGGCAGCTCGCGCGGGCCCCAGGACCCGGAGGCCATCGTGGACGCGCTGGAACGCATGAACGTCTCCATCCTGTTCATGATCGGCGGCGACGGGACCATGCGGGCCGCCTCCACAGTGGTGGCCGAGATCGAAAAGCGCGGGCTGTCCATCTCCGTGGTCGGCCTGCCCAAGACCATCGACAACGACATCAACTACGTCTCGCCCTCGTTTGGCTTCGACACCTCGGTGGAGACCGCGGCCATGGCCATCAGGGGGGCGCATGTGGAGGCCACGGGCGCGCCCTGGGGCATCGGCCTGGTCAAGGTCATGGGCCGGGACGCGGGCTTCATCGCGGCCCAGAGTTCCCTGGCCTGCCAGGAGGTCAATTTCTGCCTCATCCCGGAATCCCCCTTCGACATCCACGGCGAAAACGGCTTCCTGGCCGCCCTGGACGAACGCATGAAGAAGAGCGGCAACGCGGTCATCGTGGTGGCCGAGGGCGCGGGCCAGGATCTTCTGGAGGATTCGGGCAAGCAGGACGCCTCGGGCAACGTCAAGCTGAGCGACATCGCCGCCCTGCTGAAGCGGGAGATCCTCGACCATTTCAGGAAACAGGGCATCGAGGCCACGCTCAAATACATCGACCCGAGCTACATCATCCGCTCGGTCCCGGCCAACGCCAACGACCGCATCTACTGCTCGTTTCTGGGCATCCATGCGGTCCACGCGGGCATGTCCGGCCGCACCGGCCTGGTCATCTCCCGCTGGAACGGCCGCTACGTGCACATTCCCATGGCTGTGGTCACCCGGGGCAAGAAACGGATCAGCACCTGTTCGAACTACTGGCGGGCCGTGCTCGAATCCACGGGCCAGCCGTTGACCATGAAAAATGACAAGCAGGAACAATAA
- a CDS encoding cytochrome ubiquinol oxidase subunit I, with the protein MDVLMLSRLQFAAATMFHFIFVPLTLGLSVLIACMETAYVRTGNEVYKKMAKFWGKLFLVNFALGVVTGITLEFQFGTNWSRYSMYVGDIFGSLLAIEATAAFFLESTFIGVWHFGWDKLSPKAHAITAWLVAGASNLSAIWILIANGFMQNPVGYVLRNGRAELTDFWAVITNKYAWLEFFHVVPASLLLAGFFIVGISAWHLLRKNNTEFFQKSFNLGISVALVFALFTAAEGHIHGNNLSDTQPAKLAAMESHWETQKNAPMYLLLIPGEDGNVLEALPLPGVLSFLAYNDFNAEVKGLSDFPKEDRPPVVLSFLSFRLMVGLGTLFILLAGFGFLVRNKVDQYPRLLKALPFCIPLPYFALWAGWTLTEVGRQPWIVYGLMRTSDAVSPVGAGEVGFTLVLMTLLYALLGAVGIWLMVKLAKKGPEDNTPIQA; encoded by the coding sequence ATGGATGTGCTGATGCTTTCCCGGCTGCAATTCGCCGCAGCCACCATGTTCCACTTCATTTTCGTGCCGTTGACGCTGGGGCTGTCCGTCCTCATCGCGTGCATGGAAACGGCCTACGTACGCACCGGCAACGAGGTGTACAAAAAAATGGCCAAGTTCTGGGGGAAACTGTTCCTGGTGAACTTCGCGCTCGGCGTGGTCACCGGCATCACCCTGGAGTTCCAGTTCGGCACCAACTGGTCCCGGTACTCCATGTACGTGGGCGACATCTTCGGCTCGCTCCTGGCCATCGAGGCCACGGCGGCCTTCTTCCTTGAATCCACCTTCATCGGCGTCTGGCACTTCGGCTGGGACAAGCTCTCGCCCAAGGCCCACGCCATCACCGCCTGGCTGGTGGCCGGAGCCTCCAACCTGTCGGCCATCTGGATTCTCATCGCCAACGGGTTCATGCAGAATCCCGTGGGCTACGTCCTGCGCAACGGCCGGGCCGAGCTGACCGACTTCTGGGCGGTCATCACCAACAAGTACGCCTGGCTCGAATTCTTCCACGTGGTTCCGGCCTCCCTGCTCCTGGCGGGGTTCTTCATCGTCGGCATCTCCGCGTGGCACCTGCTGCGCAAGAACAACACCGAATTCTTCCAGAAATCCTTCAACCTGGGCATCTCCGTGGCCCTGGTCTTCGCCCTGTTCACCGCGGCCGAGGGCCACATCCACGGCAACAACCTGTCCGACACCCAGCCCGCCAAGCTGGCGGCCATGGAATCCCACTGGGAGACCCAGAAAAACGCGCCCATGTATCTCCTGCTCATTCCGGGCGAGGACGGCAACGTGCTCGAGGCCCTGCCCCTGCCCGGCGTGCTGAGCTTTTTGGCCTACAACGACTTCAACGCCGAAGTGAAGGGGTTGAGCGACTTCCCCAAGGAAGACCGGCCCCCCGTGGTCCTGTCCTTCCTCTCCTTCAGGCTGATGGTCGGCCTGGGCACCCTGTTCATCCTGTTGGCCGGGTTCGGATTCCTGGTGCGCAACAAGGTGGACCAATATCCCCGCCTCCTCAAGGCGCTGCCCTTCTGTATCCCGCTGCCCTACTTCGCGTTGTGGGCGGGCTGGACGCTGACCGAAGTCGGCCGCCAGCCGTGGATCGTCTACGGGCTCATGCGCACCTCGGACGCGGTCTCCCCGGTGGGAGCCGGCGAGGTGGGCTTCACCCTGGTGCTCATGACCCTGCTCTACGCCCTGCTCGGCGCCGTCGGCATCTGGCTGATGGTCAAGCTGGCCAAGAAGGGTCCCGAGGACAATACGCCCATCCAGGCCTAA
- the cydB gene encoding cytochrome d ubiquinol oxidase subunit II → MTTLMETGSLHYYLAMIWFILWGVLWAVYFILDGFDLGVGTLLPFLARSETDKRALLNSTGPFWDGNEVWLIAAGGVTFAAFPYAYAQMFSGLYLALMLLLFTLIVRGVSFEFRSKVESPGWRKAWDTAHAVCSFLPALLLGVAFGNIFQGIPLDETGFSQAGLFGLLNPYGIAGGILFVTIFMMHGALWLCIRTTGELKARAESVATKLWPGVVVLTVLFLAYTAMSTQLFANYLVYPVLFVILLLPVAGLVLMRTYLGAGKYWMAWASSGLYIGGTALFGVVGIFPAIIPSSPNPANSLTIMNSASSPLTLEIMLVVAVIFVPLVIGYQSWVYKRFATAITEDDLQY, encoded by the coding sequence ATGACTACTTTGATGGAAACCGGTTCGCTGCACTACTACCTGGCGATGATCTGGTTCATCCTCTGGGGCGTGCTCTGGGCCGTCTACTTCATCCTCGACGGCTTCGACCTGGGCGTGGGCACCCTGCTGCCCTTCCTGGCCCGGTCCGAGACCGACAAACGGGCCCTGCTCAATTCCACCGGTCCCTTCTGGGACGGCAACGAAGTCTGGCTCATCGCGGCCGGCGGCGTGACTTTCGCCGCCTTCCCCTACGCCTACGCGCAGATGTTCAGCGGGTTGTACCTGGCGCTCATGCTGCTTCTGTTCACCCTGATCGTGCGCGGCGTGTCCTTCGAGTTCCGCTCCAAGGTGGAGAGCCCGGGCTGGAGAAAGGCCTGGGACACCGCCCACGCGGTCTGCTCCTTCCTGCCCGCCCTGCTGCTCGGCGTGGCCTTCGGCAACATCTTCCAGGGCATCCCGCTCGACGAGACCGGGTTCTCCCAGGCCGGGCTGTTCGGCCTGCTCAACCCGTACGGCATTGCGGGCGGCATCCTGTTCGTGACCATCTTCATGATGCACGGGGCACTGTGGCTGTGCATCCGGACCACCGGCGAGCTCAAGGCGCGGGCCGAGTCCGTGGCCACCAAGCTGTGGCCCGGCGTGGTCGTCCTGACCGTGCTGTTTTTGGCCTACACGGCCATGTCCACGCAGCTGTTCGCCAACTACCTGGTCTACCCGGTGCTGTTCGTCATCCTGCTGCTGCCCGTGGCCGGGCTGGTGCTCATGCGCACCTACCTCGGCGCCGGCAAGTACTGGATGGCCTGGGCCTCCAGCGGCCTGTACATCGGCGGCACGGCCCTGTTCGGCGTGGTCGGCATCTTCCCGGCGATCATCCCGTCCAGCCCGAATCCGGCCAACAGCCTGACCATCATGAACTCGGCGTCGAGCCCCCTGACGCTGGAGATCATGCTCGTGGTGGCCGTGATCTTCGTGCCCCTGGTCATCGGCTACCAGTCCTGGGTCTACAAGCGGTTCGCCACGGCCATCACCGAGGACGACCTGCAGTACTAG
- a CDS encoding TRAP transporter small permease subunit — MAILLGLVRSVDRLNEWVGKLAGYLSLLMVVVVTGDVIMRYAFNTTFLAVQELEWHLFGAMFLLGAGYTLLKDEHVRVDVVYQRLSRKTRAWINFLGVLFFLLPGCFLVLDTSWKFFSMSLAIHEGSGDPGGLPARYVLKFFIIIGFALVALQGVSMGVKAFLEILGRPYEPAPGTTEEAAPAKGEGA; from the coding sequence ATGGCGATTCTGCTCGGCTTGGTGCGAAGCGTCGACCGGCTCAACGAATGGGTCGGCAAACTGGCGGGATACTTATCCCTGCTCATGGTCGTGGTGGTGACCGGGGACGTGATCATGCGATACGCGTTCAATACCACCTTTCTGGCGGTCCAGGAACTGGAATGGCACCTGTTCGGGGCCATGTTCCTGCTCGGCGCGGGCTATACCCTGCTCAAGGACGAACACGTGCGCGTGGACGTCGTCTACCAGCGCCTCAGCCGCAAGACCCGGGCCTGGATCAATTTTCTCGGCGTGCTCTTCTTCCTGCTGCCCGGCTGCTTCCTGGTCCTGGACACCTCGTGGAAGTTCTTCAGCATGTCCCTGGCCATCCACGAGGGATCGGGCGACCCCGGCGGGCTCCCGGCCAGGTACGTGCTCAAGTTCTTCATCATCATCGGCTTCGCCCTGGTCGCCTTGCAGGGCGTGTCCATGGGCGTCAAGGCCTTCCTGGAGATCCTCGGCAGGCCGTACGAACCGGCCCCCGGGACCACGGAAGAGGCCGCACCGGCCAAAGGGGAGGGTGCCTAG
- a CDS encoding TRAP transporter large permease, with product MMEALPLIMFGVLTLLLMVGFPVAFTLLGTSLVFGIIGFGWDFFNLLPMRIWGTMTNQTLLAVPLFIFMGVMLERSGLAEDLLETMALLFGRMCGGLAVSVVIVGMLLGASTGIVGATVVTMGLISLPTMLRRGYQTELATGVISASGTLGQIIPPSIVLVLLGDIIGVSVGDLFMGAVIPGMLLVGLYCVYIIIYSHFNKACAPTIPDEEWNEILAAGLWRRVFKALVPPLLLMTCVLGSIFAGVASPTEAAAVGAAGAVVLSMVNRRFTFGRLRETMMTTTVLTSMVFIILVGAGAFGLVFRGLGGDHVIRDYITHLAFGKWTVMLIVMTIIFVIGFFLDFIEITFIHIPVLAPIMHDFGFNPLWFAILFAINLQTSFMTPPFGFSLFFLKGVAPPYVRTGQIYKGIIPFVLLQLLGMGLVIIFPELATWLPSVVFGE from the coding sequence ATGATGGAAGCGCTCCCCCTGATCATGTTCGGGGTCCTGACCCTGCTCCTGATGGTCGGCTTTCCCGTGGCCTTCACCCTGCTCGGCACCTCCCTGGTCTTCGGGATCATCGGTTTCGGCTGGGACTTCTTCAACCTGCTGCCCATGCGCATCTGGGGCACCATGACCAACCAGACCCTGCTGGCCGTGCCCCTGTTCATCTTCATGGGGGTCATGCTCGAACGCTCGGGGCTGGCCGAGGATCTGCTTGAGACCATGGCCCTGCTCTTCGGGCGCATGTGCGGCGGCCTGGCCGTGTCCGTGGTCATCGTGGGCATGCTGCTCGGCGCGTCCACCGGTATCGTCGGGGCCACCGTGGTGACCATGGGGCTCATCTCCCTGCCGACCATGCTGCGGCGCGGCTACCAGACCGAGCTGGCCACGGGCGTGATCTCGGCCTCGGGCACGCTCGGGCAGATCATCCCGCCGTCCATCGTCCTCGTGCTGCTGGGCGACATCATCGGCGTGTCCGTGGGCGACCTGTTCATGGGCGCGGTCATCCCGGGCATGCTCCTGGTCGGCCTGTACTGCGTCTACATCATCATCTATTCGCACTTCAACAAGGCCTGCGCCCCGACCATCCCGGACGAGGAATGGAACGAGATCCTGGCCGCCGGGCTGTGGAGGCGGGTCTTCAAGGCCCTGGTGCCGCCGCTGCTGCTGATGACCTGCGTGCTCGGCTCCATCTTCGCGGGCGTGGCCTCGCCCACCGAGGCGGCGGCCGTGGGCGCGGCCGGCGCGGTCGTCCTGTCCATGGTCAACCGCCGGTTCACCTTTGGACGGCTGCGCGAGACCATGATGACCACCACGGTGCTGACATCCATGGTCTTCATCATCCTGGTGGGCGCGGGCGCGTTCGGCCTGGTCTTCCGTGGTCTGGGCGGCGACCACGTCATCCGCGACTACATCACCCACCTGGCCTTCGGGAAATGGACCGTGATGCTCATCGTCATGACGATCATCTTCGTCATCGGCTTCTTCCTGGACTTCATCGAGATCACCTTCATCCACATCCCGGTGCTGGCCCCGATCATGCACGACTTCGGCTTCAACCCCCTGTGGTTCGCCATCCTCTTCGCCATCAACCTGCAAACCTCGTTCATGACCCCGCCGTTCGGCTTCTCGCTCTTCTTCCTCAAGGGCGTGGCCCCGCCGTACGTGCGCACCGGGCAGATATACAAGGGCATCATCCCCTTCGTCCTGCTCCAGCTCCTGGGCATGGGACTGGTGATCATCTTCCCGGAACTGGCCACCTGGCTCCCCTCGGTGGTCTTCGGCGAATAA
- the bioA gene encoding adenosylmethionine--8-amino-7-oxononanoate transaminase, whose product MNGYFITGTDTDVGKTLATAALLRALLDAGRNAVALKPVQTGCPRQDGRLMAEDPAVYARFAGPYFPDGYPEACCRKFVPACSPHLAAEAAGETLDPDDLAAGVERLAHGYDTVLVEGAGGCAVPLGNGRTMLDLMARLDLPVVVVADNKLGAVNHALMTVEVLRGRGLDVAGVIMTNATPPTAGDEGLRRDNVKAIAELSGVPILADIPHLSGAPVDEITAHAARALEYLPGPRPVDDGLDFDRDHIWHPYTSALEPLPVNKVRSARGARIVLDDGRELVDGMASWWCAIHGYGRPELLRAARHQLGRLPHVMFGGLTHDPAIGLCRDLLDMAPDGLNHVFLADSGSVSVEAAIKMALQYMQAKGETGRTRLFTVRGGYHGDTCGAMSVCDPDNGMHHLFSGLLPKQIFAPVPDCPFREPFDPERFRETERIFRERQAEIAAVIVEPIVQGAGGMRFYHPEYLRRLRRLADEHGVLLILDEIATGFGRTGKLFACEWSSVTPDILCVGKALTGGTMTLAAVLATNDVARTISQDGGVFMHGPTFMGNPLACAVARASLGILRDTDWQARVRAVEGWLEESFGPCRELPGVADVRVLGAIGVVEMENPVNVPNLQRFFVDHGVWLRPFGKLIYAMPPYIINRDETARLGAAIHDAITARAHQ is encoded by the coding sequence ATGAACGGATACTTCATCACCGGCACCGACACCGACGTCGGCAAGACCCTGGCCACCGCGGCCCTGCTCCGGGCGCTGCTGGACGCCGGGCGCAATGCCGTGGCGCTCAAGCCGGTGCAGACGGGCTGCCCTCGGCAAGACGGCCGACTCATGGCCGAAGACCCTGCGGTCTACGCCCGGTTCGCCGGGCCGTACTTCCCGGACGGCTACCCCGAGGCGTGCTGCCGCAAGTTCGTCCCGGCCTGCTCTCCGCACCTGGCCGCCGAGGCTGCGGGCGAGACGCTCGATCCCGACGACCTCGCCGCCGGGGTCGAAAGGCTCGCCCACGGCTACGACACCGTGCTGGTGGAGGGCGCGGGCGGCTGCGCCGTACCGCTCGGCAACGGACGGACCATGCTCGACCTGATGGCGCGGCTCGACCTGCCGGTCGTCGTGGTCGCGGACAACAAGCTGGGCGCGGTCAACCACGCGCTCATGACCGTGGAGGTCCTGCGCGGGCGCGGCCTGGACGTGGCCGGGGTGATCATGACCAACGCCACGCCCCCGACCGCAGGAGATGAAGGGTTGCGCCGGGACAACGTCAAGGCCATCGCCGAACTGAGCGGCGTGCCCATCCTGGCCGACATCCCGCACCTCTCCGGCGCTCCCGTGGACGAGATCACGGCCCACGCGGCCCGGGCCCTGGAATACCTGCCCGGCCCACGGCCAGTGGACGACGGACTCGATTTCGACCGCGACCACATCTGGCATCCCTACACCTCGGCCCTGGAACCGCTGCCCGTGAACAAGGTCCGCTCGGCCCGTGGCGCGCGCATCGTCCTGGACGACGGCCGCGAGTTGGTCGACGGCATGGCCTCCTGGTGGTGCGCCATCCACGGCTACGGACGCCCGGAACTCCTGCGTGCCGCCCGCCACCAGCTGGGCCGCCTGCCCCACGTCATGTTCGGCGGCCTGACCCACGACCCGGCCATCGGCCTGTGCCGTGACCTCCTGGACATGGCCCCGGACGGGCTCAACCACGTCTTCCTGGCCGATTCCGGCTCGGTCAGCGTGGAGGCGGCCATCAAGATGGCCCTGCAATACATGCAGGCCAAAGGCGAGACCGGGCGGACCAGGTTGTTCACCGTGCGCGGCGGCTACCACGGCGACACCTGCGGGGCCATGTCCGTGTGCGACCCGGACAACGGCATGCACCATCTTTTCTCCGGCCTGCTGCCCAAACAGATTTTCGCGCCCGTGCCGGACTGCCCGTTCCGCGAGCCGTTCGACCCCGAGCGCTTCCGGGAGACGGAACGCATCTTCCGGGAGCGGCAGGCCGAGATCGCGGCCGTCATCGTGGAGCCCATCGTCCAGGGGGCGGGCGGCATGCGCTTCTACCATCCCGAATACCTGCGCCGGTTGCGCCGGTTGGCCGACGAACACGGCGTGCTGCTCATCCTGGACGAGATCGCCACCGGGTTCGGCCGCACCGGCAAACTGTTCGCCTGCGAGTGGAGCTCCGTGACGCCCGACATACTGTGCGTGGGCAAGGCGTTGACCGGCGGAACCATGACCCTGGCCGCCGTCCTGGCCACCAATGATGTGGCCCGGACCATCTCGCAAGACGGCGGCGTGTTCATGCACGGCCCGACGTTCATGGGCAACCCGCTGGCCTGCGCCGTGGCCCGGGCCAGCCTGGGCATACTCAGAGACACGGACTGGCAAGCCCGTGTCCGCGCGGTGGAAGGATGGCTTGAGGAAAGTTTCGGCCCGTGCCGCGAACTGCCGGGCGTGGCCGACGTCCGGGTACTCGGGGCCATCGGTGTGGTCGAGATGGAGAACCCGGTCAACGTGCCGAACCTGCAACGCTTTTTCGTGGACCACGGCGTGTGGCTGCGGCCTTTCGGCAAGCTCATCTACGCCATGCCGCCGTACATCATCAACCGGGACGAAACGGCCCGCCTGGGCGCGGCCATACACGACGCCATCACGGCCCGCGCCCACCAGTAA
- a CDS encoding sodium:solute symporter family protein, which produces MTLLALYFALFIGMGVYEYAKRKDFEDFAVAGRHRGAGVVGVSIVASCVGASATIGMTGLAFSAGTPAFWWLGSGAAGLLVLGSLLAAKVRKSGVCTLPDMAEKFISPATRRLTALIIVPAWASILAAQYIAAAKAATALSGMDYSTALIACAAAITAYTLLGGQNSIMKSDVVQYGLVAAGLGLALYYTATASPVSLADMNLQWTNEAFPLSKWTYFMLIVGGSYVVCPMLFGRLFSARTERQARRGALFGSAGIALSAVLIVCIGLFARGLAPAGTDADSILTQVVPSVMPAWAGTALIFALLSAIVSSADSCLITAATILEHDLIGGKSTGRCRLLMLGIGLGALVVAKSGGSILSLLLAANDIYVCGVVAPMFVAILAWGKRAINPRTMLLAMLAGGTLGIAAAWTGLKVFSFAGVGLSLALSAAALLPQRTPAKVEGA; this is translated from the coding sequence ATGACCCTGCTCGCCCTCTATTTCGCCCTGTTCATCGGGATGGGCGTTTACGAATACGCCAAGCGCAAGGACTTCGAGGACTTCGCCGTGGCCGGACGGCATCGCGGCGCGGGCGTGGTCGGGGTGTCCATCGTGGCCTCCTGCGTGGGCGCGTCGGCGACCATCGGCATGACCGGCCTGGCCTTTTCCGCCGGAACGCCCGCCTTCTGGTGGCTCGGCTCGGGCGCGGCCGGGCTGCTCGTGCTCGGCTCCCTGCTGGCGGCCAAGGTGCGCAAGAGCGGGGTCTGCACCCTGCCCGACATGGCCGAAAAATTCATCTCGCCCGCCACGCGCAGGCTGACCGCCCTGATCATCGTCCCGGCCTGGGCCTCGATCCTGGCCGCCCAGTACATCGCCGCGGCCAAGGCGGCCACCGCCCTGTCCGGCATGGACTACTCCACGGCGCTGATCGCCTGCGCGGCGGCCATCACCGCCTACACCCTGCTCGGCGGCCAGAACTCGATCATGAAGAGCGACGTGGTCCAGTACGGCCTGGTCGCGGCCGGGCTCGGCCTGGCCCTGTACTACACGGCCACGGCCTCCCCGGTCTCCCTGGCCGACATGAACCTGCAATGGACCAACGAGGCCTTCCCGCTGTCCAAGTGGACCTATTTCATGCTCATCGTGGGCGGCAGCTACGTGGTCTGCCCCATGCTCTTCGGACGGCTCTTCTCGGCCCGCACCGAACGCCAGGCCAGACGGGGCGCCCTGTTCGGCAGCGCGGGCATCGCCCTGTCCGCCGTGCTCATCGTCTGCATCGGCCTGTTCGCCCGCGGCCTGGCCCCGGCCGGGACGGACGCGGACTCCATCCTGACCCAGGTCGTGCCCTCGGTCATGCCCGCCTGGGCCGGGACCGCCCTGATCTTCGCCCTGCTCTCGGCCATCGTCTCCTCGGCCGATTCCTGCCTGATCACGGCGGCCACCATCCTGGAACACGACCTCATAGGCGGCAAAAGCACGGGCCGCTGCCGCCTGCTCATGCTCGGCATCGGCCTGGGCGCGCTGGTCGTGGCCAAATCCGGCGGCTCCATCCTGTCCCTGCTCCTGGCGGCCAACGACATCTACGTCTGCGGCGTGGTCGCGCCCATGTTCGTGGCCATCCTGGCCTGGGGCAAACGGGCGATCAACCCGCGCACCATGCTCCTGGCCATGCTCGCCGGAGGCACGCTGGGCATCGCCGCCGCCTGGACCGGCCTCAAGGTCTTCAGCTTCGCCGGTGTCGGCCTCTCCCTGGCCCTGTCCGCCGCCGCCCTCCTCCCCCAACGAACCCCGGCCAAGGTCGAGGGAGCCTAA
- a CDS encoding TRAP transporter substrate-binding protein: protein MKRRDFLSKAAIAGLAGGTALLAACNDDAGKTGGAQGEANQAAAPAQVGKTVHWKMVTTWPPKFPILQTGAEDLAKRIEAMSNGRMKIDVYAANELVPGLGVFDAVSQGTAECGSGSPYYWAGKDPACQWFSAVPFGLNAQGLNAWFYSGGGLDLWDEVYGQFNLIGRPMGNTGVQMAGWFNREINSIDDFKGLKMRIPGLGGKVIARAGGTVVLLPGGEIFTSLERGVIDATEWVGPLHDLRMGFYQAAKYYYTPGWHEGGSCLDVMFNKDKFNALPSDLKAICESAAAHTNLQALCDFEAQNGAALRELVEKHHVEVRKLSPEILADLRVLAREVVAEEAAKSPLATKVAKGFNEFQKQWGSWADVSSRTYFDTMSIGA from the coding sequence ATGAAGCGACGCGACTTTTTGAGCAAGGCGGCCATTGCCGGCCTGGCGGGCGGTACGGCCCTGTTGGCGGCCTGCAACGACGACGCCGGAAAGACCGGCGGGGCCCAGGGCGAGGCCAATCAGGCCGCGGCCCCGGCCCAGGTCGGCAAGACCGTGCACTGGAAGATGGTCACCACCTGGCCGCCCAAGTTCCCCATCCTGCAGACCGGGGCCGAGGACCTGGCCAAGCGGATCGAGGCCATGAGCAACGGGCGCATGAAGATCGACGTCTACGCGGCCAACGAGCTGGTGCCCGGCCTGGGCGTGTTCGACGCCGTGTCCCAGGGCACCGCCGAGTGCGGTTCCGGCTCCCCCTACTACTGGGCGGGCAAGGACCCGGCGTGCCAGTGGTTTTCCGCCGTGCCCTTCGGCCTGAACGCCCAGGGGTTGAACGCCTGGTTCTACTCCGGCGGCGGCCTGGACCTGTGGGACGAGGTCTACGGCCAGTTCAACCTGATCGGCCGCCCCATGGGCAACACCGGTGTGCAGATGGCCGGTTGGTTCAACCGCGAGATCAACTCCATCGATGATTTCAAGGGCCTCAAGATGCGCATCCCCGGCCTGGGCGGCAAGGTCATCGCCCGCGCGGGCGGCACGGTCGTGCTCCTGCCCGGCGGCGAGATCTTCACCTCGCTCGAGCGCGGCGTGATCGACGCCACCGAATGGGTCGGCCCCTTGCACGACCTGCGCATGGGCTTCTACCAGGCCGCCAAGTACTACTACACCCCGGGCTGGCACGAGGGCGGCAGCTGTCTGGACGTCATGTTCAACAAGGACAAGTTCAACGCCCTGCCCTCGGACCTCAAGGCCATCTGCGAGTCCGCCGCGGCCCATACCAACCTGCAGGCCCTGTGCGACTTCGAGGCCCAGAACGGCGCGGCCCTCAGGGAGCTGGTCGAGAAGCACCACGTCGAGGTCCGCAAGCTCTCCCCCGAGATCCTGGCCGACCTGCGCGTCCTGGCCCGCGAAGTGGTCGCCGAGGAGGCCGCCAAGTCGCCCCTGGCCACCAAGGTCGCCAAGGGCTTCAACGAGTTCCAGAAGCAATGGGGCTCCTGGGCCGACGTCTCGTCGCGCACCTACTTCGACACCATGTCCATCGGGGCGTAA
- a CDS encoding LexA family protein: MDSCLHTALSAGRWVRAVARPDFGPRLAVPLAGESVPAGFPSPAEEYLEKRLDLNEHLVARPEATYFVRVSGDSMIGAGIHHGDLLVVDRSLDPKPGNVIIALVDGEFTVKRLRKTPFGLELAPENPEYEVIPLSEETDFQVWGVVLHVVHKV; this comes from the coding sequence ATGGATTCTTGCCTGCACACGGCACTTTCGGCGGGCCGTTGGGTACGGGCCGTGGCCCGGCCGGATTTCGGGCCGCGGCTGGCCGTGCCCCTGGCCGGGGAGTCGGTCCCGGCCGGGTTCCCGTCGCCCGCCGAGGAATACCTGGAAAAAAGGCTGGACCTGAACGAGCATCTGGTGGCGCGCCCGGAGGCAACCTACTTCGTGCGCGTGTCCGGCGACTCCATGATCGGCGCGGGCATCCACCACGGCGACCTCCTGGTGGTGGACCGCTCCCTGGACCCCAAGCCGGGTAATGTCATTATTGCTCTGGTGGATGGGGAGTTTACGGTGAAGAGATTGAGAAAGACACCGTTCGGCCTGGAGCTCGCCCCGGAAAATCCGGAATATGAGGTCATTCCGCTCTCGGAGGAGACGGACTTCCAAGTCTGGGGAGTTGTTTTGCATGTGGTTCACAAGGTGTGA